In Sedimentibacter sp. MB31-C6, one genomic interval encodes:
- a CDS encoding Lon protease family protein yields MVNVNDYKVSLEKLRNNCNCDEELEFVNKLQDIYQLKGVIGQERAVKSMDFGLSMKAKGYNIFVVGPQGTGKSTYTKTVVSKKAAQKSVPEDWCYINNFNEKEKPLAVSLEAGQGKIFQKDMEKLISNLTIEIKRAFEDKEYENKKDLILQEFNKKMNSFMQDIEKVSIEAGFNVEQSQQRIILIPIKDGKAMEPEEYNSLPDGEREKIEKKRNELGKIIEEKLREVKSLQREIDDEGVELQKQTAFLVAKPFINKLKNKYNKIPKIIEYLDMVLKDVSENYLIFKSIGDISNNGNVSIIKNEMMEDEDNESLENIISMPKDMMDPFIRYKVNLFVNNENRKGAPVVIESNPYYYNLFGKIEYKTNSQSMATTTDFTMIKAGAIQRANGGYLILQAKDLFMDQFSWDALKKALKYNYSVVENIGEQNRFVPTVTLKPESIPLNVKIILIGSPEYYYILSTDEDFRKQFKVKVDFDTEMIRNQENIQNYVYFVNSLCQQENLISFNKSALAKVVEFGSRLADNQNKLSTQFNSVSEIVYESSAIAEEERVDFVDEIHVEEAIKNKKYRLNMLEEKLQEQILDKKVLIDTEGSVVGQVNGLSVMQITGYSFGMPSRITARTYMGKEGVINIERETEMSGNIHSKGVLTLNGYLGGKLAQEKPLGLTAQVTFEQLYGGVEGDSASSAELYAILSSLSGVPLKQSLAVTGSVNQMGEIQPIGGVNEKIEGFFDICKAMGLNKEQGVIIPKSNIDNLMLKDEVIEAVKNNLFNIFAVKTIEEGISILSGISAGEVDEYGNYPEGSIFYLADHKLHDYTKGLELAEEV; encoded by the coding sequence ATGGTAAATGTAAATGATTATAAGGTATCCTTGGAAAAGTTAAGAAATAATTGTAACTGTGATGAAGAACTTGAATTTGTAAATAAATTACAGGATATATATCAATTAAAAGGAGTAATTGGACAGGAAAGGGCTGTAAAATCAATGGATTTTGGTTTATCCATGAAGGCTAAGGGATATAATATATTTGTAGTAGGACCTCAAGGAACAGGTAAGAGCACTTATACTAAGACAGTTGTCTCAAAAAAAGCTGCCCAAAAGTCGGTTCCTGAAGATTGGTGCTATATTAATAATTTTAATGAAAAGGAAAAACCGCTTGCTGTTTCTTTGGAAGCAGGACAAGGTAAAATTTTTCAAAAAGATATGGAAAAACTTATATCAAATTTGACAATAGAAATCAAAAGGGCTTTTGAAGACAAGGAGTATGAAAATAAAAAGGATTTAATACTGCAGGAATTTAATAAGAAAATGAATTCTTTTATGCAGGATATTGAAAAAGTATCCATTGAAGCTGGGTTTAATGTAGAACAATCACAACAGAGAATTATTCTAATTCCTATAAAAGATGGTAAAGCTATGGAACCAGAAGAATATAACAGTCTTCCAGATGGAGAAAGGGAAAAAATTGAAAAAAAAAGAAATGAACTTGGCAAAATAATAGAAGAGAAATTACGTGAAGTAAAGTCTTTGCAAAGGGAAATAGATGATGAAGGAGTGGAACTTCAAAAACAAACAGCATTTCTCGTGGCAAAACCATTTATAAATAAATTAAAAAATAAATATAATAAAATTCCTAAAATAATTGAATATCTTGATATGGTGCTAAAAGATGTATCAGAAAATTACTTAATATTTAAAAGTATTGGTGATATATCAAATAATGGTAATGTTTCAATTATCAAAAATGAAATGATGGAAGATGAAGATAATGAATCGTTAGAAAATATAATTTCTATGCCGAAGGATATGATGGATCCGTTTATAAGATATAAGGTGAATTTATTTGTTAATAACGAAAATAGAAAAGGGGCACCTGTTGTAATCGAAAGTAATCCATATTATTACAATCTTTTTGGTAAAATTGAATATAAAACAAATAGTCAATCTATGGCTACAACAACAGATTTTACAATGATTAAGGCGGGTGCAATTCAAAGGGCAAATGGAGGATATTTAATCCTTCAAGCTAAGGATTTATTTATGGATCAATTTTCATGGGATGCCTTAAAAAAAGCTTTGAAATATAACTATTCAGTTGTAGAAAATATTGGAGAACAGAATCGCTTTGTTCCAACTGTTACATTAAAACCAGAGTCTATTCCTCTTAATGTAAAAATAATACTAATTGGAAGTCCTGAATATTATTATATCCTTTCAACTGATGAAGACTTTAGAAAACAATTTAAGGTAAAGGTAGATTTTGATACTGAAATGATAAGAAATCAAGAAAATATACAAAATTATGTATATTTTGTTAATTCTTTATGTCAACAAGAAAATTTGATATCTTTTAATAAATCTGCCTTAGCAAAAGTGGTAGAATTTGGCTCCAGACTTGCAGATAATCAGAATAAACTATCCACTCAGTTTAACAGTGTTAGTGAAATAGTTTATGAATCTTCAGCTATAGCAGAAGAGGAAAGAGTAGATTTTGTAGATGAAATTCATGTTGAAGAAGCAATTAAAAATAAAAAATATAGATTAAATATGTTAGAGGAAAAGCTACAAGAGCAAATTTTAGATAAAAAGGTATTAATAGATACAGAAGGATCAGTAGTAGGACAGGTAAATGGATTATCTGTTATGCAAATAACAGGTTATTCCTTCGGCATGCCTTCTAGAATAACTGCAAGAACATATATGGGAAAAGAAGGTGTAATAAATATTGAGAGAGAAACAGAGATGAGTGGAAATATTCATTCTAAGGGGGTTCTTACTCTTAATGGATATTTAGGTGGAAAACTTGCTCAGGAAAAGCCATTAGGATTAACTGCTCAGGTTACCTTTGAACAGCTTTATGGCGGAGTGGAAGGAGATAGTGCATCTAGTGCAGAATTGTATGCTATATTATCTAGCTTATCAGGAGTTCCTTTAAAGCAAAGTTTGGCTGTTACAGGTTCAGTAAATCAGATGGGTGAAATACAACCCATTGGTGGAGTCAATGAGAAAATAGAAGGATTCTTTGATATTTGCAAAGCTATGGGTTTGAACAAAGAACAAGGAGTAATAATTCCTAAGAGCAATATAGACAATTTAATGCTAAAAGATGAGGTTATAGAAGCAGTAAAAAATAATTTGTTTAATATCTTTGCAGTAAAAACAATAGAAGAAGGTATTAGTATATTAAGTGGTATTTCTGCAGGAGAAGTAGATGAATATGGGAATTATCCTGAAGGAAGTATATTTTATTTAGCAGATCATAAACTCCATGATTATACAAAGGGATTAGAACTAGCTGAAGAAGTATAA
- a CDS encoding copper amine oxidase N-terminal domain-containing protein, which yields MKKKYVSLVLVALMLITALTGCGPNDLGYLNLSGEISKLTQYNFINNTQIEISKELADEDFNIDLNIEGEINIDDVESAYMNLDVLMKINDIEIEKPINLVLTDNKLLVSKNALLEFVAIEQLKATEVDKKIVEQLYYNDLKDVEYIILVDLTETYPNTMYLGEKNEKLYDDAIDYLTKAFEGFDSNLISKTSKGFVVEMNSKNTLAFIENLINYIKDNKELVFDETINYLEKYYSNIEIDDLSDTDKEIMFEELKSSRQDFYDAIDEAAMFLNSGELDIYIDMLEDSVIKEEIYKEKDSYKDITEVKIVYDGIEMININSNTSIVPTKIEKVSLEGKTIEVVELENLYNKTENYINPVQKMQLEWYEDSYFVQVESARLEGNIDNDYKDFANIDNSIYLPLRFISESFGEEVDWDNENKKAYIIRDEEKIEMTGVIIDSNTMVKVRDFEKLGYKVDYIQEDGKSIATITKN from the coding sequence ATGAAAAAGAAATATGTATCATTAGTGTTAGTTGCTTTAATGTTAATTACTGCTTTAACTGGTTGTGGTCCAAATGACTTAGGTTATTTAAATTTATCAGGGGAGATATCTAAGTTAACACAATATAATTTTATTAATAATACACAAATTGAAATTTCAAAAGAGTTAGCAGACGAGGATTTTAATATAGATTTGAACATAGAAGGTGAAATTAATATAGACGATGTTGAATCTGCGTACATGAACTTAGATGTTCTTATGAAAATTAATGACATAGAAATAGAAAAACCTATAAATTTAGTTTTAACTGATAATAAATTACTTGTATCTAAAAATGCTTTATTAGAATTTGTGGCTATTGAACAATTAAAAGCTACAGAAGTAGATAAAAAAATTGTTGAACAACTTTATTACAACGATTTAAAGGATGTTGAATACATTATATTAGTTGATTTAACCGAAACATATCCAAATACAATGTATCTTGGAGAAAAAAATGAGAAATTATATGATGATGCAATTGATTATCTCACAAAAGCGTTTGAAGGTTTTGACTCAAATCTTATATCAAAAACATCAAAAGGCTTTGTAGTAGAAATGAATTCAAAAAATACATTAGCCTTTATTGAAAACTTAATTAATTATATTAAAGATAACAAAGAATTAGTGTTTGACGAAACTATCAATTACTTAGAAAAATATTATAGCAATATTGAGATAGATGATTTATCAGATACTGATAAAGAAATTATGTTTGAAGAATTAAAATCAAGCAGACAGGATTTCTATGATGCTATAGATGAAGCTGCTATGTTTTTAAATTCAGGCGAATTAGATATATATATAGATATGTTAGAAGATAGTGTAATTAAAGAAGAAATATATAAAGAAAAAGATTCATATAAGGATATAACAGAAGTAAAGATAGTATATGATGGTATAGAGATGATTAACATCAATTCTAATACATCAATTGTTCCAACAAAAATAGAAAAAGTTTCATTAGAAGGAAAAACAATAGAAGTAGTTGAGTTAGAAAATCTTTATAACAAAACTGAAAATTATATTAACCCAGTACAAAAGATGCAATTAGAATGGTATGAAGACAGTTACTTTGTTCAAGTTGAAAGTGCTAGATTAGAAGGAAATATAGATAATGATTATAAAGATTTTGCAAATATTGATAATAGCATTTATTTACCATTGAGATTTATATCTGAATCTTTTGGAGAAGAAGTAGATTGGGATAACGAAAACAAAAAGGCATATATAATAAGAGATGAAGAAAAAATTGAAATGACTGGAGTTATTATTGATTCTAACACCATGGTTAAAGTAAGAGATTTTGAGAAACTTGGGTATAAAGTAGATTATATTCAAGAAGATGGTAAGTCAATTGCTACTATTACAAAAAATTAA
- a CDS encoding ferredoxin: MKAFVDRDTCIGCGVCVALCPDVFELDDENISVVISDPVPTEFESCAEESKQECPVGAITVE, translated from the coding sequence ATGAAGGCTTTCGTTGACAGAGATACTTGTATTGGATGTGGTGTTTGTGTAGCACTTTGCCCAGATGTTTTTGAATTAGATGATGAAAATATATCTGTTGTAATATCAGATCCAGTGCCTACAGAATTTGAATCTTGTGCTGAAGAATCCAAACAAGAATGTCCAGTAGGTGCTATAACAGTTGAATAG
- a CDS encoding YdbC family protein gives MAELKYEITQEIIVISESSQGWTKELNLVSWNEREPKYDIREWSPEHDKMGKGITFTKEEMKKLRDALNDLDF, from the coding sequence ATGGCAGAATTAAAATATGAAATTACACAAGAAATAATAGTCATATCAGAGTCTTCACAAGGTTGGACTAAGGAGTTGAATTTAGTAAGTTGGAACGAAAGAGAACCGAAGTATGATATAAGAGAATGGTCGCCTGAACATGATAAAATGGGCAAAGGTATTACCTTTACTAAAGAAGAGATGAAAAAGTTAAGAGACGCATTAAATGATTTAGATTTTTAA
- a CDS encoding DUF4011 domain-containing protein — translation MENLDFKIEQWKNLLLDLGKSNRLINFRTTKKSNIEIKLPKLNELYSAIVKEEKLLKFDYSINSINQKSSIINGDLKTNRSLNEKNNILKSLRSKAKLSIEEQGINTLYLAFGMLKWIDRENIKEVIHSPLILVPVKLTLPSINHPYEISLHDDEIVLNPSLAYKLESDFGIKLPEFNEHDDEIIVFLDKIKSIIQIHNWEIVEEVQLTLLSFLKINMYKDLDRNKERIINHPVIKAIAGDYKEISQVPAELNNYNHDKNTSPLDTYQVLDADASQQDAILLSKKGYSFVLQGPPGTGKSQTIANIISEGIADRKKILFVSEKMAALEVVKKRLSEADLDDFCLTLHSHRANKREVLKELDRILKLTVENIRDDILYDLSDLDKKIKELNEYQEQLHTKVMPLDVTIYEINGKLAKLEGIKDVVFTIDNVENIDADKLNSYKYLINQYSKAVGKNNNDIISNPWSSSNIKTLTYDLRNKIEITIKSLLPKLRKFIDLYEKTVDFTGAKFNYSINNLQVLYDVLNFCIELPPIPIHWLEAEIDELRSMSNKFVFKRKQYFDLKNQLKKIYNEDIFAISSNDIINIFENEFTEIKKHINTKRYETQKDIIINASLIDSECKEIKNTLKDSFDKGSIITQKLGLSNLETINSLLWLDDLARYILKKTNPTDKWFNEVQLNDTLILLEDAKEHQLIIKNNISAIIENYDKKIVNLNYDDYIDKLTKSYTKTLNIIAKNNNIKDIGLIDRRSILNFSQNEVPKLERCKNIIELAYKAAERLSVIIEVKDLETFDELISLSKLINIINRNPQPTISWFDINMDSVIDKIISDLEERQVEIKELTEVIISKFSNDIFNIDYKGILSRFNTEYTSFFKKIKGSYKADRKIILSCYRNQKDKLEDNDIIKLLNNIAIVKEGEQWLSDNHNLAKELLGDLYQEKYTDWELVRLNRANFKSIRSYFGNFQISDKLKKVLLNCNLSDTNAEIRNLNESILKNAITEIENITNINIVSSHPVEIIKYIDLLCKEVQIIKNDYEKIYDYKLSKDEHLTIKNIIDLLYNVRDINICRNWFQEKSYLLESYLGANFIGENTDFKIISNSITITNNIKLLLSNEVPKKFISLLISNEYPYEDLISFQWSIKKLKDSSVFDRIYSILNKKNIKEIKEEKISLLINSIDLIMNSVSLLQATYTNLESYSKENLQYEIIMSDIISLNKIQRIEEQFIKHEVELKEKYSFYYNGVGTDWERININLNLVKELKELCNEFSLSKQFITSVCTNETFVIKCKTFVENLANAKKEINEECCEFFNLFENQEELYNLNIYKLLSKIEGCTNLILLEEWISFQNIRNKCKDNDLSDFIDKIENIECESSEILNIFLKRFYNLWQDVNLTKFPAVLNFIGKNHQVLIKEFNTLDKKQLRLAQFRIREKIIAKLPDINVTTSAIEEIGILKREINKQRKIKPLRKLLSDIPNLITTLKPCLLMSPLSVSLYLQAEEYNFDIIIFDEASQIHTEDAIGAIMRGKQVIIAGDRFQLPPMSFFTANLSDTNNTDDDNDFYDSILEEAINALPERTLKWHYRSRYEDLIAFSNKNIYMNNLVTFPSNRGKLSHCGVEYIYVEEGIYTRGGRKNNIKEAKRVAELIFEHFDKFPNRSLGVVTFSETQQNAIEKEIRQRRLSNPYYEKFFIENIEEEFFIKNLENVQGDERDTIIFSIGYGKDTNGVMHMNFGPLGRKGGYRRLNVAITRAKYNLKLVGSIKPTDIDLDKTNSEGVRMLKYYIEYALKTSSNHQNDLILCNTANIDSSFEEVVYGFLVDNGYIVKTKVGCSGYRMDMAVEHPFKKGLFVLGIECDGDTYHNTRTVRERERLRRSILEDMGWTIYRIWSTDWIKNPKFEGDKLLNTIDKAISNTIL, via the coding sequence ATGGAAAATTTAGACTTTAAAATTGAACAATGGAAAAATCTACTGCTAGACTTGGGAAAAAGCAATAGGTTAATTAACTTTAGGACGACAAAAAAATCAAACATAGAAATTAAATTACCGAAATTAAATGAATTATATAGTGCTATTGTAAAAGAAGAAAAATTACTAAAATTTGATTATTCTATTAATTCAATAAATCAAAAGTCATCTATCATAAATGGTGATTTAAAAACGAATAGGTCTTTAAATGAAAAAAATAATATTTTAAAATCATTGAGGTCTAAAGCTAAGTTATCAATTGAAGAACAAGGAATAAACACTTTATATCTTGCTTTTGGAATGCTTAAATGGATTGATAGAGAAAATATAAAGGAGGTAATTCATTCTCCTCTTATTCTTGTACCTGTTAAATTAACTTTACCTTCTATTAATCATCCATATGAAATAAGCTTACATGATGACGAAATAGTTTTGAATCCTAGCTTAGCTTATAAATTAGAAAGTGATTTTGGCATAAAGTTGCCAGAATTCAATGAACATGATGATGAGATAATAGTATTTCTAGATAAAATTAAAAGCATAATTCAGATACATAATTGGGAAATTGTTGAAGAAGTTCAATTGACTTTATTATCATTTCTTAAAATTAATATGTATAAAGATTTAGATAGAAATAAAGAAAGAATTATAAATCATCCTGTAATAAAAGCAATAGCTGGTGATTATAAAGAAATTAGTCAGGTTCCAGCAGAATTAAATAATTATAATCATGATAAAAATACAAGTCCTTTAGATACTTATCAAGTTTTAGATGCAGATGCAAGTCAACAAGATGCTATTTTGCTGTCTAAAAAAGGGTATAGTTTTGTATTGCAAGGTCCACCTGGTACGGGAAAAAGTCAAACAATAGCCAATATTATCTCTGAAGGTATAGCAGATAGAAAAAAGATTCTTTTTGTTTCTGAAAAGATGGCTGCTTTAGAAGTGGTGAAGAAAAGGCTTAGCGAGGCAGATTTAGATGATTTTTGCTTAACTTTACATAGTCACAGGGCAAATAAGAGGGAAGTTTTAAAAGAACTAGATAGAATTCTAAAATTAACTGTGGAAAATATCAGAGATGATATTTTATACGATTTATCTGACTTAGATAAAAAAATCAAGGAGTTAAATGAATATCAAGAACAGTTACACACAAAGGTTATGCCATTAGATGTAACTATTTATGAAATCAATGGTAAGCTTGCTAAATTAGAAGGTATTAAGGATGTTGTATTCACTATTGATAATGTTGAAAATATAGATGCAGATAAGCTTAATTCTTATAAATATCTTATTAATCAATATTCTAAAGCAGTTGGTAAGAATAATAATGATATTATTTCTAATCCATGGAGTAGCTCGAATATAAAGACTCTTACATATGATTTAAGAAATAAAATAGAAATAACTATAAAAAGTCTTTTACCTAAATTAAGAAAGTTTATAGATTTATATGAGAAAACAGTTGATTTTACAGGTGCTAAATTTAACTACAGCATAAATAATTTGCAAGTATTATATGATGTTTTAAACTTTTGCATTGAACTTCCACCAATACCAATTCATTGGCTAGAAGCTGAAATCGATGAATTAAGGTCTATGTCAAATAAATTTGTATTTAAGCGCAAACAGTATTTTGACTTAAAAAACCAGTTGAAAAAAATATATAACGAAGATATTTTTGCCATTTCTTCTAACGATATTATTAATATTTTTGAAAATGAGTTTACAGAAATAAAAAAACATATTAATACAAAGAGATATGAAACACAAAAAGATATTATAATAAATGCTAGTTTGATAGATTCAGAGTGTAAGGAAATAAAAAATACTTTAAAAGATAGTTTTGATAAGGGTAGTATTATTACACAAAAATTGGGATTATCTAATTTAGAAACCATTAATTCGCTTTTATGGTTGGATGATTTAGCTAGATACATTTTAAAAAAAACAAATCCTACAGATAAATGGTTTAATGAGGTACAACTAAACGATACATTAATTTTATTGGAAGATGCTAAAGAACATCAATTGATTATTAAAAATAATATTTCAGCAATAATAGAAAATTATGATAAGAAAATAGTAAATTTGAATTATGATGATTACATAGATAAGCTAACAAAAAGTTATACAAAAACATTAAATATTATAGCAAAAAATAACAATATAAAAGATATCGGTTTAATTGACAGGCGTTCTATTTTAAATTTTAGCCAAAATGAGGTGCCTAAATTAGAAAGATGTAAAAATATAATTGAATTAGCATATAAAGCAGCTGAAAGACTTTCTGTTATAATAGAGGTAAAAGATTTAGAAACTTTTGATGAACTAATATCATTAAGTAAATTAATTAATATTATAAATCGAAATCCTCAGCCTACAATATCTTGGTTTGATATCAATATGGATTCTGTAATAGATAAAATAATTTCTGATTTAGAAGAAAGACAAGTGGAAATAAAAGAATTAACTGAAGTGATAATTTCTAAGTTTAGCAATGATATATTTAACATAGATTATAAAGGAATATTATCTAGATTTAACACAGAATATACTAGCTTTTTCAAAAAAATAAAAGGTAGTTATAAAGCTGATAGAAAAATTATCTTAAGTTGCTACAGAAATCAAAAAGATAAATTAGAAGATAATGATATAATAAAACTTCTAAATAATATTGCAATAGTTAAAGAAGGTGAGCAATGGTTAAGTGATAATCATAATTTAGCTAAAGAATTGTTAGGAGATTTATATCAAGAAAAATATACAGATTGGGAGTTAGTTCGTTTAAATAGGGCAAACTTTAAATCTATAAGATCATATTTTGGTAATTTTCAGATTTCAGATAAATTGAAAAAGGTATTGTTAAATTGCAATTTATCTGATACAAACGCAGAAATTAGAAATTTAAATGAATCTATACTAAAAAATGCTATTACAGAAATAGAAAATATCACCAATATAAATATTGTTAGTTCTCATCCTGTTGAAATAATAAAATATATTGATTTATTATGTAAGGAAGTACAAATAATTAAAAATGATTATGAAAAAATTTATGACTATAAATTAAGTAAAGACGAGCATCTAACTATAAAGAATATTATTGATTTACTTTATAATGTTAGGGACATTAATATTTGTAGGAATTGGTTTCAAGAGAAGAGTTATTTACTTGAAAGTTATTTAGGGGCAAATTTTATTGGAGAAAATACGGATTTTAAAATAATCAGTAATTCTATAACTATTACTAATAATATAAAACTGTTATTAAGCAATGAAGTTCCAAAAAAATTTATATCATTATTAATATCTAATGAATATCCATATGAAGATTTAATTTCTTTTCAATGGAGTATAAAAAAATTAAAGGATAGCAGTGTTTTTGATAGAATTTATTCAATATTAAACAAAAAAAATATTAAGGAAATAAAAGAAGAAAAAATTTCTTTGTTGATTAATTCAATTGATCTAATTATGAATTCTGTCAGTTTATTACAAGCAACATATACGAATTTAGAAAGTTATAGCAAAGAAAATTTACAGTATGAAATAATAATGTCTGATATCATTTCTTTAAATAAAATTCAAAGAATAGAAGAACAGTTTATTAAGCATGAAGTAGAATTAAAAGAAAAATATTCATTTTATTATAATGGTGTTGGTACTGATTGGGAAAGAATAAATATTAATTTAAATCTTGTTAAAGAACTTAAAGAACTTTGTAATGAGTTTTCCTTATCAAAACAGTTTATTACATCAGTGTGCACTAATGAAACTTTTGTTATAAAATGTAAAACTTTTGTTGAAAATTTAGCAAATGCTAAAAAGGAAATTAATGAAGAATGTTGTGAATTTTTTAATTTATTTGAAAACCAAGAGGAATTATATAATTTGAATATTTATAAACTTCTTAGTAAAATTGAAGGATGCACAAATTTGATTCTATTAGAGGAATGGATTAGTTTTCAAAATATTAGAAATAAATGTAAAGATAATGATTTATCAGATTTTATTGATAAGATAGAAAATATAGAATGCGAATCAAGTGAAATTTTAAATATCTTTTTGAAAAGATTCTATAATTTGTGGCAAGACGTAAACTTAACTAAATTTCCAGCTGTTTTAAATTTTATAGGCAAAAATCATCAAGTACTAATAAAAGAATTCAATACACTAGATAAAAAACAGCTTAGGTTAGCACAGTTTAGAATAAGAGAAAAAATAATAGCAAAATTACCCGATATAAACGTGACGACATCTGCTATTGAAGAAATAGGCATTTTAAAACGTGAAATAAATAAGCAGCGAAAAATTAAGCCGTTAAGGAAGTTATTAAGTGATATACCTAATTTAATTACAACTTTAAAACCATGTTTATTAATGTCTCCTCTTTCTGTAAGTTTATATTTGCAAGCTGAAGAATACAATTTTGATATTATTATTTTTGATGAAGCATCCCAAATTCATACAGAAGACGCAATTGGTGCAATTATGAGAGGTAAACAAGTTATAATTGCTGGAGATAGATTTCAATTACCACCTATGAGTTTTTTTACAGCAAACTTATCTGACACTAATAACACAGATGACGATAATGATTTTTATGATTCTATATTAGAAGAAGCAATTAATGCTTTACCGGAAAGAACGCTTAAATGGCATTATAGAAGTAGATATGAAGATTTGATAGCATTTTCAAATAAAAATATTTATATGAATAATTTGGTAACATTTCCATCTAATAGAGGGAAATTGTCACATTGTGGAGTTGAATACATTTATGTTGAAGAGGGGATATATACTAGAGGAGGTAGAAAAAATAATATAAAAGAAGCAAAACGTGTAGCAGAACTAATATTTGAACATTTTGATAAATTTCCAAATAGATCTCTTGGTGTTGTTACTTTTAGTGAAACGCAACAAAACGCTATAGAAAAAGAAATTAGACAAAGAAGACTTTCAAATCCATATTATGAGAAATTTTTTATAGAAAATATTGAAGAAGAATTTTTTATTAAAAATCTTGAAAATGTTCAAGGAGATGAAAGAGACACAATTATTTTCAGTATTGGATATGGAAAGGATACAAATGGTGTAATGCATATGAATTTTGGGCCTTTAGGTCGAAAAGGTGGATATCGCAGATTGAATGTTGCAATTACACGTGCTAAATACAATTTGAAACTTGTTGGTTCCATTAAACCAACTGATATAGATTTAGATAAAACTAATTCTGAAGGTGTTAGAATGTTAAAATATTATATTGAATATGCATTAAAAACATCTAGTAACCATCAAAACGATCTGATATTGTGTAATACAGCTAATATTGATTCATCTTTTGAAGAAGTTGTCTATGGATTTTTGGTTGATAATGGTTATATAGTAAAAACAAAAGTTGGATGTTCTGGATATAGAATGGATATGGCTGTTGAACATCCTTTTAAAAAAGGGTTATTTGTTTTGGGAATTGAGTGTGATGGTGATACATATCATAATACTAGAACTGTTAGAGAACGTGAAAGGTTAAGACGGTCAATTCTAGAAGATATGGGATGGACAATTTATAGAATATGGTCTACTGATTGGATAAAGAACCCAAAATTTGAAGGCGATAAACTTTTAAATACAATAGATAAAGCTATATCTAACACAATACTATAG
- a CDS encoding tRNA 2-thiocytidine biosynthesis TtcA family protein codes for MEKYKEIERSIIKKYRKKIWSRFTLAIKEYKLIKEGDKIAVCISGGKDSMLMAKCIQHLQKYTKIPFKAEYIVMDPGYNLLNRQRIIDNAEKMNIPIKIYDSEIFEVVEVAGGGTPCYLCARMRRGYLYRFAKELGCNKIALGHHLDDVIETTLMSMLYAGEFKTMMPKLHSANFEGMELIRPMYKIREEDIIAWSKYNSLEFIQCACKITDSISQGNGGSKRNEMKSLVKYMRKINSNFDYNIFNSIHNVNLDTVIGYRKDKIRHSFLDNYDKESTSS; via the coding sequence ATGGAAAAATATAAAGAAATTGAAAGAAGCATTATAAAAAAATACAGAAAAAAAATCTGGTCAAGATTTACGTTAGCAATAAAGGAATACAAGCTTATAAAAGAAGGAGACAAAATTGCTGTTTGTATATCAGGTGGTAAAGACTCAATGTTAATGGCTAAATGTATCCAGCATTTACAAAAGTATACAAAGATTCCATTCAAAGCAGAATACATTGTTATGGATCCTGGTTATAATTTATTAAATCGACAACGAATAATAGATAATGCAGAGAAAATGAATATTCCCATTAAAATATATGATTCTGAGATATTTGAAGTTGTGGAGGTAGCAGGAGGAGGAACTCCTTGCTATTTATGTGCAAGAATGAGAAGAGGATATTTATATAGATTTGCTAAGGAGTTGGGATGTAATAAAATTGCATTAGGACACCATTTAGACGATGTAATTGAGACAACATTAATGAGCATGTTGTATGCAGGTGAATTTAAAACCATGATGCCTAAGTTGCACAGCGCTAATTTTGAAGGAATGGAGCTTATTAGACCAATGTATAAAATTCGAGAAGAAGATATTATTGCATGGAGCAAATATAATAGTCTTGAATTTATTCAATGTGCTTGTAAAATTACAGATAGCATTTCACAAGGAAATGGTGGCTCTAAACGGAATGAAATGAAATCTCTAGTTAAATATATGAGAAAGATTAATTCTAATTTTGATTATAATATTTTTAATAGTATTCATAACGTAAACTTAGATACAGTTATAGGATATCGTAAAGATAAAATAAGACATAGTTTTTTGGACAACTATGATAAAGAATCAACTTCGTCTTGA